A stretch of the Bradyrhizobium arachidis genome encodes the following:
- a CDS encoding ABC transporter substrate-binding protein has product MRNDFTRRDALALGLSAAALAATGAPANAQSAIKAADVPAPKWAIEKGASLKMLRPVRFVQADEDVFRANAAKFSKETGVEVKVDFVGWEDINQQTAVTSNSGAGPDIIMGFSDAPHIYVDKLIDLSDLADYLGKRYGGWQNLAKAYGKKAKSDTWIGLPFGATAGPLIYRKSILKSVGFDKAPEDAPGFLDLCKKLQKAGKPAGFALGNAVGDGNGFADWMMWSHNASLLDEEGNVTINSKETIAALNFVKELYPTFIAGTPSWNDVSNNRAYSSQEIGLTANGVSLYFSLKNDPATAAIAEDSEHQLLPKFFAPISPMSGLTLNAMVFKHSQYPNAAKAFLQFMMEKDQYEPWLNANSGYWSQPLAAYADSAVWKGDPKVAIFKNTMNSTYYAGYKGPISTATGAVRADYVTVQMFASVATGAATPEAAAAEAEQRCKRYFRRQAAK; this is encoded by the coding sequence ATGAGGAACGACTTCACACGTCGCGATGCCTTGGCGCTGGGCCTGTCCGCAGCTGCGCTCGCCGCAACCGGAGCGCCTGCAAACGCGCAATCCGCAATCAAGGCCGCCGACGTACCGGCGCCCAAATGGGCGATCGAGAAGGGCGCATCGCTGAAGATGCTGCGTCCGGTCCGCTTCGTCCAGGCCGACGAAGACGTGTTCCGCGCCAACGCGGCCAAGTTCAGCAAGGAGACCGGCGTCGAGGTCAAGGTCGACTTCGTCGGCTGGGAGGACATCAACCAGCAGACCGCGGTGACCTCGAACTCCGGCGCAGGCCCCGACATCATCATGGGCTTCTCCGACGCCCCGCACATCTATGTCGACAAGCTGATCGATCTCAGCGACCTCGCCGACTATCTCGGCAAGCGCTACGGCGGCTGGCAGAACCTCGCAAAAGCCTACGGCAAGAAGGCCAAGAGCGACACCTGGATCGGGCTCCCGTTCGGCGCCACCGCCGGCCCCCTGATCTATCGCAAGTCGATCCTGAAATCCGTCGGCTTCGACAAGGCGCCGGAAGATGCGCCCGGGTTCCTCGACCTCTGCAAGAAGCTGCAAAAGGCCGGCAAGCCCGCCGGCTTTGCGCTGGGCAATGCCGTCGGCGACGGCAACGGCTTTGCGGACTGGATGATGTGGTCGCACAACGCCTCGCTGCTGGATGAGGAAGGCAACGTCACCATCAACAGCAAGGAGACCATCGCGGCGCTGAACTTTGTGAAGGAGCTCTATCCGACCTTCATCGCCGGCACGCCATCCTGGAACGACGTGAGCAACAACCGCGCCTATTCCTCGCAGGAAATCGGGCTGACTGCGAACGGCGTCTCGCTGTATTTCTCGCTGAAGAACGATCCGGCGACCGCCGCGATCGCCGAAGACAGTGAACATCAGCTCCTGCCGAAATTCTTTGCGCCGATCTCGCCGATGTCGGGCCTGACGCTGAACGCCATGGTGTTCAAGCACAGTCAGTATCCGAACGCCGCGAAGGCGTTCCTGCAGTTCATGATGGAGAAGGATCAGTACGAGCCGTGGCTGAACGCCAACAGCGGCTACTGGTCGCAGCCGCTCGCGGCCTATGCCGACTCGGCGGTGTGGAAGGGCGACCCCAAGGTCGCGATCTTCAAGAACACCATGAACAGCACCTACTACGCCGGCTACAAGGGTCCGATCTCGACCGCAACCGGTGCGGTTCGCGCCGACTATGTGACGGTGCAGATGTTCGCGTCCGTTGCGACCGGCGCTGCCACGCCGGAGGCTGCGGCCGCGGAGGCCGAGCAACGCTGCAAGCGGTACTTCCGGCGGCAGGCAGCGAAGTAA